The Pirellulimonas nuda genome includes a region encoding these proteins:
- a CDS encoding sulfotransferase family protein, translating into MSQPKPAQSYGRDPVHRYPLLAPRFWHGLRMGDWYRLATKNRLRFAPSQFGTATTITSFAAFNSTFAALQRVTHGRRIRLMRPKQAPLFVLGHWRSGTTMLHEMLIRDPQHSYPNTYDCFAPHHCLVTHMWIRPMIGWMLPKKRPMDNVAAGWACPQEDEFALCSLGVPSPYMGMAFPKHGPVNQQYLTLNELTPEEREAWKHALKTFIATISIKDDRRLVMKSPPHTARVRTLLEAFPSAKFLHISRDPLTLYPSTMRLWKSLCDAQSLQGYQADYDWIESYVLDSLVTMYEAFERDRPLIPPGRLAEVRYEDLVADPIGQLRRAYEELDLGGFDEVEPHLADYLGDNRDYKTNRYDLAPEVEARVRERWAPYFERYGYAETATEKG; encoded by the coding sequence ATGAGCCAACCCAAACCCGCACAGTCGTACGGACGCGATCCGGTCCACCGCTACCCGCTGCTTGCGCCGCGGTTTTGGCACGGGCTGCGGATGGGGGACTGGTACCGCTTGGCGACAAAGAACCGCCTGCGGTTTGCCCCCAGCCAGTTCGGGACGGCGACTACGATTACGAGTTTTGCCGCGTTCAACAGCACGTTCGCGGCGCTGCAGCGCGTCACGCACGGCCGCCGGATCCGGCTGATGCGTCCCAAGCAGGCGCCGCTGTTCGTGTTGGGGCACTGGCGGAGCGGCACGACCATGCTGCACGAGATGCTGATCCGCGACCCACAGCACTCGTACCCCAACACCTACGACTGCTTCGCACCGCACCACTGCCTGGTGACCCACATGTGGATCCGGCCGATGATCGGCTGGATGCTGCCGAAGAAGCGGCCCATGGACAACGTGGCCGCCGGCTGGGCGTGCCCGCAGGAGGACGAGTTCGCCCTCTGCTCGCTGGGGGTCCCGTCCCCCTACATGGGAATGGCGTTCCCGAAGCACGGGCCGGTGAACCAGCAGTACCTGACGCTCAACGAGCTCACGCCCGAGGAACGTGAAGCCTGGAAGCACGCCCTCAAGACGTTCATCGCGACGATCTCGATCAAGGACGACCGTCGGCTGGTGATGAAGTCACCGCCGCACACGGCCCGCGTCCGCACGCTGCTCGAAGCGTTTCCGTCCGCAAAGTTCTTGCACATCTCCCGCGACCCGCTGACCCTCTATCCATCGACGATGCGCCTCTGGAAGTCGCTGTGCGACGCGCAGAGCCTGCAGGGGTATCAAGCCGACTACGACTGGATCGAGTCGTACGTGCTGGACAGCTTGGTGACGATGTACGAGGCGTTCGAGCGCGACCGCCCGCTGATCCCCCCCGGCCGACTGGCGGAGGTACGCTACGAAGACCTAGTGGCCGACCCCATCGGGCAGCTCCGGCGCGCCTACGAAGAGCTCGATCTTGGAGGGTTCGACGAGGTCGAGCCCCACCTGGCGGACTACCTGGGTGACAACCGCGACTACAAGACCAACCGCTACGACCTGGCGCCCGAGGTCGAGGCCCGCGTCCGCGAGCGCTGGGCGCCCTACTTCGAGCGCTACGGCTACGCCGAGACGGCTACGGAAAAGGGCTAA